The Colletes latitarsis isolate SP2378_abdomen chromosome 1, iyColLati1, whole genome shotgun sequence genomic interval AGCAAAACACTGAGAATGTTGTGCAGCTAAACCTTTAGCATTACCATTTGGACCACGAAACACAATGGGTACACCATATTTTCCTGCACTCATATATAAATTCTTAGCTGCACCATTTATTATACGATCTATAGCTtgcattgaaaaattaaatgtcATAAATTCACATATTGGTTTTAAACCACCAAGTGCTGCTCCAATAGCTAGACCACAAAATCCTGCTTCTGTTATGGGTGTATCGATTAATCTTTTATCTccatattttttccagagcccTCTTGTTATTTTATATGCACCATCATACTGTGCAACTTCTTCCCCCAAAATAAATACTTTTTCATCTCGTGCTAATTCTTCATCGAGAGCTGAATTTAATGCATCTCTTACACTCATTTTTGTAATAGATCTATAGAATTTcctttgagaaatatgtgatatatttgataatattttaattcttaAAGAGTATAAAGAGTGCATTGTGAACAATTAATAAAGTAAAGTAAAGTATGGTGCAATTATGTTTTAGAATTAGGAAATCCAAGAGGGAATGAAAATCCGTTTCTTCTCACTTTTGGTATAATTTGGTTTAGATGGCATAATCATATAGCAAGATACATAAAACGCCAGTGTCCTGATTGTTCAAGTGAAAAAGTTTACAATGAAACTCGAAAATGGGTAATAGCAACACAACAACACATTGTTACTAATGAATGGTTACCTGAATGGTTAGGAAAAGAACTTCCTAAATACAATGGTAATGTATTTATAAAGATTCCGtaatttatacaatttataAAAGATACATTATCTTTATCAAATTTTGtaccaatttaaatttaattactttttaaaaggTTACAATCCAAACATCGATCCCCAAatagaacaattttttcaagcaACAGCTTTTCGATTTGGTCACACTTTGGTTCCACCAGGTACTACTCAAATGATtttgttaatttaattataaataatataaacattatACATATCATAATGAATATAAACAAttacatattatatatattattaaatatatagttATTTTTCCATGGCCtactttaaaaatttgtttttttttcatatGAGAATTTGTTAACTTTTAACAAATAAGAACACTACTTACTAGTAATTTACATTCTAAACCACTTTTTCGataattagaaaaaaataaaaaggatTATACTATATAgattagatatacagggtgttcggccactcatgggaaaaattttaatgggggattctacacgtcaaaataaggcgaaaatcaagaataccaatttgttgatgaaggcttcgttaaacagttattaacgtttaaagttccgaccgtactgaatttttttctcgaaaatgcgcaagatttcaggggtatgactattcaccaaaaatgattgtaattgacccctgcaactaaaaataattttttcaaaacgttttgaaaatttttttttttcgccgaaaaaataggcaattagtttttcatttttgataattttatttgacgccctacagaaaagttgtccaatactttttcgtaggtacccatgagctctacttcagaaaaaagtttcattgaaatatattcacaattgtaggagttatggctgtttgaaaattggaccatttttatggggtttttctcattttgcggggtcaaggaccaacttttcgaatatttttgcgatttgtacatattctccaccaaaatacgcgtagtttgcttttttaagcattaaaatcgtccaatccgttcagaagttatgacgttttaaagattcgcatgaaaattcaggcagacatttctggccagaaattatattttcggtaaggaatttttttctcgaaactgagtaggatttcgggggtatgtctattgactaaaaatgcttgcaattgacccctgcatctaaaaataatttttccaagacgattcgaaagtcttttttttcacccaaaactttcagcacttactcgaattttttcgtcgaaaatgtgTATGTAgtactaattgttttcttgtagGTAGAGTGGTGAAGGTCAATCTAATTTTCTTGTAGGTAGATCTGATAGTCaatataattttcttaaatggaatgctacataaaaatatagcattctatttaagaaaattatattGACCTTCAGATCTCCTCAACCACTCCACTCACAAGAAAGCAATTAGTACTACATAATGTAGCCTGCCAAACAACTTTTgtacaaataattttattctttgtTTACTGGTTTAACTGCAGTGACACATTTTGGACGGCCCAATTTTGAACAGTTTTTCTTATCTATTCAGAAATTACATCCAATAGTGAGTAACATCATTACATTTATCTTTACTTCAAACACTaaataaaatatcatttttatttgttattaataCCAATTCTTTCATTCCAGATTAATAGAATTGGTGTCTTTAGCTGTGGTGGACCATCTATGATACAAGCTATAGATGAAGCTTGTAAATCTATTACTCTAAAAGAAAGACTTAATGTTTTGTTCCAACATTACTTTAagagtttttaaaattttagtaaattacTATACATTATCCTCATatagtaattataattttattaatcctCTATAGACAAACATGTTGAGTATGAATGTTAAAAAAATGCAAAGAAATAATGTGCATCAGAAAGTAATTTTGTAAAGAATATGTTTGTAAAGAATTTTTCGAATATATCCAAAAAAGTAAAAGTATCTTGTTTGGTATATTAACACAACCCTGCAAAGGATTAATGTATAACATATAACCTGATGTAAATTaagatatatgtataaatatattttgaaataagatttatatttattatggaTTACCAATTATATTCAAGACCAGTATATGTATGTATTGAAAACTACATTAAAATTTGTAGTTATAATCTAATTTTATAACCTCAATCTAATACTTCTATAAAATTGTCGCACGTATCTTTAAATTCTTGATTATTTAATTGTAAATCACGTGTTTCTTATAATAACAGATTTAAACttataaaactataaaatataaaaaattattttttatgaataaaacGATGCATACCTACAATGCTCCAGTAATAAAAGCACTCGTTAccataattaaataatttgtttaatcTTTTTTGGTTTACACTATATAAATTAAGAAACTAAAAAATACTTCAATTAGTTGAAATTAACTTTTGTATGTCGAAGAATATGTTTACAGCAGATATGTATAGATAGAACTACATAAAATTTGATAAGAAGAGATATTATTCGAAAACTATCCACTTTCGCAGTACTTCACACCTATGCCCGATCGCATGTATGTGAACTCATAGAGAGTTGGGATTGGAATGGGAAAGCAAATTAATACTCGCCCTCTTTTTCTATTCTCCGAAGCTACCCGAAATAAGCGCGAATGAACTTCAAACTTCCTCGAGAGAGACAAAAGACAACGATTGACATTTACTTTCTTTCTCAACTCACCAAAAATATCTGAAGTGGTTGATGGTTTTCGAGGAGTAGAAAAAGaaagcaaatgtgagcctttctttcTCGCTTTTGCATTGATACCCGTTCGAATTATTAACAAACGACAACATTTacaaaaaacaaaataacaCTTATTATGATGTATTATTACCTTATCTAaactatttattaattaataattttcagACGAAAAGTATgacattttcatcttatttttaaCTATAGAATGTACATATAGAATATGCTAGCAATTCTTTTTCAGCCCCTTTAATTCACTATAATTTCATCCCATTctcattttcgataaaaaaaaaagcgaGAAACTGCCATTTAAAAACACATCCCAGCTGTCTTGTTAAGTTTTTTCACCGAACTCGAGCTATGATCTTTTAACGAATAATTACTGTATCAAAAGGCAATATAACATAACTCTATTgtagtaataaaaatatacatgATGTGATtacatatatgtacatatgtacatatatagGGTTAAATAACATAATTCCTATTTAGTCACTAAAATAGATGAAAACGTACAAAATGGATAAGGTTATGTTTATTTCAAACGTTATCCATTTACACAAATTATTAAAAGTGAATcatgaaattataaaataccCAACTAACTTATTCCATACACGTAAGTGTTTTAGAAATCATATGcggtattaattttaaaataagagaaggtttataaaagagtacaaaatttataaaattctaaACATTCATGTTTTGTGTCTTAGaaaaaaatcaattaatatTTAACCCAAAAAGTCAACAAGAATATCTCTTTAGTatgttttttaaacaaatagatATTTTTAGGAACTGTTTGCATATATAGATTCATTGTTGAAAATCACTCATTTTACACTTTTTTCCTACATCTAATAATTTCTGAGATATTAAGCCAAATACTATTTTCATCATTCCTTGAAGATATTTTAACATGGATAATAatcaataaaagaaaatatgtattgaatatttttggttACTCTATAATTTTGCAAAACTTCACCAAAGTTGCACAATATATTTTCAAGTAGTTGCCTTGTAAGTAACAAATTAATCTTTTTTATAGAATTTCAAATACTATGTGCAAAGGAAACCAATACAACAGAGAGTTCAAGAATGCGtgaattcagaaaaaaattaagAGAACGTACACCTATAGGTACATTACTATACAATAAAGAAGTATCTATtgtcaaattatttaaatattattaataaaataacataATTTTACATGACAGAAAAAGTGGAAGAATTAGAAGAAGGAAAACATCCTTATCAAGAAAAAGAACCATTGAAACCATTTCCAAATAatgtcaatccagaaacaggtgAAATAGGAGGACCACGAGGACCAGAACCAACTCGATATGGTGATTGGGAAAGAAAAGGTCGAGTAAcagatttttaaatatgtttagGAAGAAATGTGTAATATAGTTATTAATGTAGACTGTAAACTGTAAATAAAGTATAGAGtaatatttgaataatttaGAAATGTAAAGAATGTaaagaatattatttaaaaattttgtttaaattaaaacaaaataataaaagttcTTGTGTTAAAACATTTTGTACAATTTGAGAAGTAATTCTTACTTTCTTGTATATATTGTTTTTATAGATATGTATGTGAACATAATAGTTAATAAGTatagaaattaaattatatttaaaaataaaaaaagtgaaATTAATGATTTGatctatttttatttgtattttgttaaacatATAACAAAAGAATTAATACTTTGTAAACCTTCAATCTTTTTCTTAGCCATCTCAATAGGATATACAAATAAAAGTATTTATAAATTAGAGCTGACATTGTGTTAATGTCAACATGTTTAGTTGtctcaataaaatttctataaaaCCGTTAATGTATAGAACTAGACAATTTGCAGCAAGTATGTAGCATATAAATCTTAtaagtatatatatgtataaaccttagtttataaaattattattttgacaTATTAACATAGAATATTTTTTCATAATTAATCAGATACAAAAGGTGAAAAGGAAGAATCTGCAAGAATGaaacaatttcataaaaaacTGAAATTGCAACCAGTACCAAGTAAACAAAACATTTTACATTTAATCATAaactaataattaaaataaattttgatatacTTTATAATCATGCAAATTATGAAGTATAATCATtattaagaaaattaaataataggAGTTCCCCCAAAAGAACGTTTTGTGGATTTGGTATTAGTGGAAACTGATCCAAACAGTGGGGAATTAATAACAGATAGCGAAAAAGATCCAACAAAGTGGGGAGATTGGCAAAACGGTGGACGAGTGAGCGATTTCTAAATCTGAAACTACATTATTCCATAATTTTCATTTGAAGATCTAAATGTATATCCAAAGTACAAGTAAAATAACAGTCTAAGTTCATTGTAAGTTGTAATTCGTattcattaaaaaaataatagcaTTAATTTTGTCTAGTTTTTATGAACTTATAAAACCTTCACTCCATCATATTGAACTGTTAATGCTAGATAAAATAATTAGTCATATTACCTTACTGGTAAttcgtaaatatatttaaagtagaaatagaaaaatgaatatagaaagaaacaaatataattgaagtaaacaaaaataattacttagattaattaattaaaagttcTATTACAAATTTCTATATAATAATTatatgtaacacactgaattaaattttttatctcATGAATCAACACAGAAAAATTATGAATAAATCAAATTCAATCAATTTCTTTGCATATTTggcaattttttatattaagtCAATTAATGATACTTAAAAATGAAAActgttttttattttcaaataaattggtaattaaatgcaattatttattatagaGTAGATCACGAAAATagatattattaatttaaataatgacTTTATTCCCGTATAAACAATTTATCATATTATCTCTATTCGTGTAACATgtttttaaaaacaaatatttgttATAGTGAAAATTACAGTTTGTAAAAAAATTTTCTTCCGAATTTTACatggtaaaaattattttcgtatacGGACAGTTAATCTACAGGTGATCAatcatttaagaaataaacttacgtgctaaaataagatgaaaatgaagAACGATAAAGTTGCATTTTAGGGCttcttactttccgacctataaaTAAGGTTTGTATTAGTAATAAGCATcaaaaactaaaaaaaatttttactaattaaaatttaattataaaacatactgatcatgttttatttattaaaataaagtttTGAATGCATACATATACGCGCATTcaatagaatctcctattaaaatagtATTAAAGTCTGTATCCTATTAAAgtctagaatcttctattaaaatgtttccccgagGTGGCTGGACACCCTTTATAATATACCACATTACTTGCAAACACTGTCCCAGTCGCTAGATATCAACCCCATTGAACACTtgggtaaaaataaaaataaatattcgcaAATCACCGCCTAAAAAGCGTGAAGAATTGAAGCAACAATTTATATACGAGTGCGGTAGGTGGATGAACACTTATGCAGCGGAATGtgtatgtatattttttaacaCGATTCCATCTACAGTTAAACAGATTTCAATGAAtcattacatttaagttttatgtgaaTAAAATCGTCCCATGGTCAATGATGGTTATTTCTTGTAATTTTTTGATTTCCTCAACACATATTTGTTATTTGTAAATatcaaaaaaatgttttaaataaatcttgaattaaattttatataaaaaagttAAATAAACAACTTCTCAGTTTTCTctaataaaggcaaaatcaaatgAAATCTTCAAAAAATTacctataaataaatttttatatttttaatgaaataagatgaaaattaaatttattcataagaaatattaatttaataagctttatttaattgtataaaaattttgtaaaaagttGAATGAAAATATTACTATATTAAAAATGCAATGTGACATGGAAATAGCAGTCACAGATACAATAATGTTGTTTACGTcagattattttctaaaatgcaTTGCTTTATATTTACATTACAATTTCATATTACAGTATGAATACAAGAATTTTCAAGTCATACTTTTATAATGCGCGATAcacaaaatacaaaattttttttatgaaaatttaaaaCTAAAAATAGCGAATTATGTACAAAATGGCGATTCTTACGTTGTAACATTTTAGTTCTACTCCTAACAGATCCATAGGCGATGTATCGAAAATAATGCTAATtgcattttcaaaattaatttttcactaAACTTATTCTTTTGTGTAAATACTCTACAGATCTGAAAATCTTCTAATAATAAAATCACTTTCCTTGTTATTTCAAATTACATATCAGAAATGACTAAAAAGTgaattacaattaaattaagtttgaCGTACTAATTAGAATtgtaaaatgaaaaggaaataatctaaaattataaatacactgATATTTGAATAATTCTCAGTCTTTCATCTAGGATCGACGGACCTGAAAATTGTAGTTTTAAGGTAGCatcgaatattaaatattatagatcTTAACAAGTTATAAACTATAAAGTTTTATTGATGGCCAAAACATCTCGCATCATCATATTCCTGAGTGTCCATAAGGCGTTTACCACGTTTCCATGATTGCCTACACCGTTACCAAGCCATTCGGCAGGTAATTTTGTTACATCAGGAATTTGTGTATTATCAGGATTGGCGTTCATCTGTTTATCCCAATTTGATATGTACCGGTTTTCTACGTTTAGAGCCTCAATATACCTAAGAAAAAGGTatgaataatatatttaaatatgcaTTAATAATAATTGTTGTAAAAATAGTAACAATGATAATTGTACCGTAAGTAAGCATCTGAATGTAATACACGACTTGGTCTTGGAGGAACTGCAACAAACATTGGTTCCGGTTGTTTAGTGGTAGGTATGCTACTTGTTTGTGTCGCAGCTGCCGATGTTTCTGTAACAAAAGCATTTATTTGTAATTACACAAATATTATACGTTTGTTCTAAATACtaatttgaaattattaaaaattaattaccaGTTTCCATTGGCGGTAATATCGTTGGACCTTTTGATGCCATATAATTTCtgcaataaaaaatacaatgaaaataaaatataaatttataaattgagAAATACATTTTGATAATATAACAACTTTTGATAGCATACTTGCTTCTTTCTGTAGGAGGTATTATACGTCCATTTGACTTAAGGATATGTACTTCTTTAACGTGCCTTGCTAATCTTTGTACACTTGGAAATGGAGGTACAGATTTCTTTGTACGACCACATCCGCGCCATTGACATTGATATTCTACatctattaaaaaataagtTTCAGGACTTCAAAACTTCATTTATCTCTAATAGTATTGAAATAACTCAATAAACTTACCACTAGCAGCGTTAGCAAAAGACGATTGTACATGTCCATTTTGTTCAGCGATACAATGATCGATACAATCAGTCATATCTTCAAATTGCCAGTCACAATTGTCCCAACAACATTCATATACTACATCTTGTAAAGAATTTGTACCCACTGAAACGGATGTTCCTTTAAGCTGTCCACCATCCTCGTTCATCTTAATTGCTCTTTCTTCCCAAGCTTGTTTTTCTCCTGCCGGCAATTTTCTCCACTGGAATGgaaaaaatattcatttttgcAATATTTTGATATTCTTTAAAAACCAGTTTTTCAAACCTTTTTCATGATTGAAGATAAGAAAATGGTCAAACAAACTGTTTTCTATCATGGCTACTTTCCGTAATAGTTTACGTAATTAATTTGTAATATAtattagaataaaaataaatgttaaaaatatatGATGAATGAATTATATACTTACAAAATACATAGTAAGCATACGTAATATGCATAGTATTTcaatatttacattattttataATTCACATATAATAATTTGTGTTTAAACGATAATTTTTATTGTTGACAACAATAACATTTTGGAGTTGATGGTAAAAACGTGGATAGTAGCCTCGAGAAGAATGTAACACACACGCTTGAAGAAAAGATGAAGCATGCAGAATGATGTACACTCTTGATGATTTTTCACAATAGAAGTCGGtaagttttttttttacaacaataaattttttaaatttgatctGCATACTTTACTTCTTCACTAGATTCTTATAGTAAACTAAAAATcaacagtaaaaaataaataaatacctcATTGCCAACAATTCTGCTAATCTCCCCAAAGGATGATTCAGGATTGTTTTGTGTAATCTGCGTTCGCATTTTACTCGAATATAAAATATAGCCCGTAACTAATTTCTTACCCGCCGTTTTCTAAACAGAGGAAAACACAAATTATAATGTCACTGTCTCATTAACGAGTCTTGATATTATACCTTCAAAGGTAAAACATCTAATTGTCGTTCTATAATGTTAGGTAACAAAGTTTAAACGGTGCAAAAACAAAAAGTATGCTGGCATATTTCTCTAAAcaaaaacaaaatgaaataaataaaatgcaaTACGTGATCAAGTTGTAAGTAAATAATGTCACGATAATGCCTACCTTCTTAGTCGACACAGGAGTTTGAGTATTGGAGAGCACCGGTTGAGCTTCTGCAGATCCAACGGACGGTGGACCACCAGCGTCCATGCTGTCCTCCCCAACTCCTACTCCCACTCCCACTCCTAATCCTACTCCCATGCCTAGTACATCGGGTTCCAGCTTCGGTAACAATGGTGAGGCTTCCTATACCATTTATGTTATGTTACGTTCAATATCCATCACCGAATGTGATATCAtgaatattttttgaattgttTGTATCAATATAACAATCTTGTTTAATGCTATTAACTACATAAATTATCCTTGATCAAAGATATTACAAACTGCAGTATTCGTGAGTTTactgttaaaggaaataaatttaatttcattatgaaTCATCGCGATGCAGTGCATATTATTTACAGTTTATTCTTTGATgctaatataatattataatattctaATGCTTGATTTTTATTCCTCAGAAATATTCTAAAAATCTGTATACTTAGATATTAGTACTGTATGCATTACATTTAAAGCAAAATGtattaatttttacattatttgGGTTAGAGTGACATGGAAGCGACTTTTTGGTGGTAttctatatgtatatatatatgcaagtatatatatacatatgtattagCGATAAACCCAACAGGTGCTCTGAATTTAAAACCTTGAAAAATAATTGCTAGTCCTATATAAATATGTAGAAAAAACGTAATTCCATAAAATACACATACACGTATATAAACAAAACACAAACTAAGTAGAAAGAAACAATGAATATGCCGGCATAAAATGAGAAACATGCTCAGATACAAAGTGACATAAGAACTTCATCACACGCAAATCATATTCATATGTCAAACAAAATGTATGATTCTAATTTAGTCTGATAACACTTTGTAAGACAAGTAATTATGAGCTTGCGTATGACTTTAAGGGAACATGCATTCTTGGTGTATTGTTGTCAAGAACATAAGAAATTTATAGATAGAAATTACCATTTCAAACTGAGTTGAACTAGGGGTAACAGACTTGACTTGATTTTGCGAATGTGCCACATCGGCTGGTACCTACAACACACACATCACATGCAAAGCAATAATATTCCGTTAGTTGCATAACAAAATAATAGGCTACTACTTATTGTTATTGAAATGCTGCATGTAACGTTAGTATTAATGCTTAAAATGTATACATACCTTAGCAGGATTAATTGGCCTCCgaaagaaataaatttcgtCTTCAGTTACTGTTGTGCTAtgattgaatttttttaaacctTCTTGCCCAAGTTTTTTCATAAGGCTTTTACTTTCATCATATAATGATTCACAAATATAAATATCATCCTCCGGAACTTCTGTGGGTCGacctatatacatatatacattttttagaaatattatAAGACATAATCATTAATTATATATACTTTTCACTTTTGTATTATGTTTTATACTTACTGCAAATATACTCTCCAAAATCAAGAACAGCACATTTCCCAACAATAGCCACGATAGGATGAGTACCATCAACAGTTGATAAAAAAAGTTCTTGTTTATAAAATAACTTATTGGGAGCATGTGGGATTTCTGCAGGCATCAACAACCATGGGCCTTTGAAGTAACATTTTCCACTAAAAAATTAATTGCTTTTAATAAATACATAAATCATATGCAATTTATACTGAAATATATAACTTACTCTTTGGTCGACCAAATAGCATCAACTTGTGCAATTTGTTGTCTACCTCCATCTGTTGCTACGTAAACAAAATCTCCAGTTTTTACAGCACCCGTGCATGTACTATATTGTTCATAGTACGTATTCTCTGTATCACTTGAATTATATAGTATCACATTCTACAAAGTAAGATATGTTAAATAAAAACTCTTTTTACAAATTATGTACTTTATAACTATGAAACATGatatgaatattataaatatgaCTTACAGGTCTTTCCTTTTCTGTTAATTTTTCTCCTTCTTCTAACTCCGCGATTTCTTCTTTATGTTTCTCTAGTCTTTCCTTGTACACTGATATTACTCGTTTTGGTTCTAACGGTTTGTCTCttggaattaattttaaatgatCTGGATCAAAATTCCAGACTTTGATTTTTTTAAACGCTCTTGCTCTCGTAGAATATCGTGATTCACATACATAAACATCTTTTTCTAGAAAAGTTTCTGGTTGCATTCTAAAATAATCCTTAACACTTAACACACTACATCTGCCAGCTACTTTGGCTAGAGGTACAGCTATATGAGCATcacttttaaataattctttgtCGAGGAATTTTCTAGAAGCTACATGATAAGTTTCACTTGGTCTATAAAATAAATTGCCATATAACATCTGCTGTCCCTCTGCATTTGTCCACAAACGTTCTATAAGAACAACACTATACTCCATGCCTCGTTCTGAAGGTTCTACATATGCAAAATCACCAGCTCTATATACTTCTTGATTAAAACTCATTGGAGTACTATTGTCGATATTACTTCCCTCAGTATTAGTATTTGTTTCTGAATCCTAAACAAACCAAGAAtaccaaaataaataaaattattttccctTATAAACAGCTCTTATAACATAAAATACTACATGCATACTTTTGTCTCATTTCCATCACAACTTTCCTCTTCATTAGGTAATGTTAATTCTTGTTGTTGCTTTAGACGTTTAAGTTCTGCAACTTGAGTAGATAGATCGAGGAGAGTATAATTAAGTGCTGGTGAATGTAATAAATCTCCACCACGAGTTACTTCATCGCGAGTTCGGAGGAAAAATGCCTGAAGTTCTACACTATCTTCAAAAGGTTGTGAATCTGTACGTGACAGCCTTCTAGCTCTTTCTAAACATGTAAATACATCTTCTTGGAACCTATCTAGTCGCTTGTAAACTCCACGGTCTAACCTTCTTTTAA includes:
- the Polybromo gene encoding protein polybromo isoform X4; translation: MNKRRRTSSVASRGTEDDGDDIPPEPTKRRKKLDPSDLCQQLYDVLRNQKKEDGTLLCDAFIRVPKRRQEPGYYEVVTNPIDLLKVQQKLKTDEYRDMDDLSADIQLMVNNAKAFYMRTSPEYKDATELWELCINTKNRIMEEYEDAEPKGKLILKVARLARKAAAKQDDAEDTSESSTNPDEETIQLFEDLFAAVMTATDPADNNRPLHTMFQLKPSKKLYPEYYDVIETPVDLKTVARKIQEAAYSCVADMEKDLMLMCRNACQFNEPGSQIYKDAKLLKKIITAAAKKQDTGLSSSVPKIATTAPSTRSKRGSRTMAQSLIAQTAALPDEDEESDDEEEESAETEEADNHQWQLFQTIRTTPNNQGVRMSEYFWKLPSKRLYPDYYKMIKNPISLLQIRTKIKKGEYGTVSEVAGDMNIMFENAKKYNIHTSRLYKCAVKLQKIMQEKVQELLEFDQDSDSDSEFENNSHKAHNFMKRATSLLTRGKYKDNAPLKKRLYSLVKCVIEYVCEDGRQPMLMFMEKPSKKLYPDYYQVIAEPIDMLAIESNIKGEKYQSESELIQDFKLMFNNCRQYNEEGSLIYEDANTLERILMDKVKELGPLTDSGKSSKSSGSTPTRNVGRPKKTVPVHLQKLKTMYDIIKDYHDTKGRQLSLIFMKLPNKNEYPDYYEVIKQPMNMEKIASTLKNNGYDNLDDLVSDFILMFDNACKYNEPDSQIYKDALILQRLVLQTKLQLSEDEESVPDVSAAVQEILATIFTALYNHQDEEGRCYSDSMAELPEHDIVDGKKIIYFILNNRIRGLSLDLIKRRLDRGVYKRLDRFQEDVFTCLERARRLSRTDSQPFEDSVELQAFFLRTRDEVTRGGDLLHSPALNYTLLDLSTQVAELKRLKQQQELTLPNEEESCDGNETKDSETNTNTEGSNIDNSTPMSFNQEVYRAGDFAYVEPSERGMEYSVVLIERLWTNAEGQQMLYGNLFYRPSETYHVASRKFLDKELFKSDAHIAVPLAKVAGRCSVLSVKDYFRMQPETFLEKDVYVCESRYSTRARAFKKIKVWNFDPDHLKLIPRDKPLEPKRVISVYKERLEKHKEEIAELEEGEKLTEKERPNVILYNSSDTENTYYEQYSTCTGAVKTGDFVYVATDGGRQQIAQVDAIWSTKDGKCYFKGPWLLMPAEIPHAPNKLFYKQELFLSTVDGTHPIVAIVGKCAVLDFGEYICSRPTEVPEDDIYICESLYDESKSLMKKLGQEGLKKFNHSTTVTEDEIYFFRRPINPAKEASPLLPKLEPDVLGMGVGLGVGVGVGVGEDSMDAGGPPSVGSAEAQPVLSNTQTPVSTKKKTAGKKLVTGYILYSSKMRTQITQNNPESSFGEISRIVGNEWRKLPAGEKQAWEERAIKMNEDGGQLKGTSVSVGTNSLQDVVYECCWDNCDWQFEDMTDCIDHCIAEQNGHVQSSFANAASDVEYQCQWRGCGRTKKSVPPFPSVQRLARHVKEVHILKSNGRIIPPTERSKNYMASKGPTILPPMETETSAAATQTSSIPTTKQPEPMFVAVPPRPSRVLHSDAYLRYIEALNVENRYISNWDKQMNANPDNTQIPDVTKLPAEWLGNGVGNHGNVVNALWTLRNMMMRDVLAINKTL